One Kangiella geojedonensis DNA segment encodes these proteins:
- a CDS encoding amidohydrolase family protein, whose protein sequence is MSLKHLSLSVIALSISLAITGCDSSDKDSQETEVESANQTAASQSTPPLVDSEESVQAKDSKDKKAVEPPMVFNIYNKEDTAGKVTIEQDDNVVKSNLELGWNNRRVNIDEKIVLGEDGYVISQEVSGTSAFGAPIKESFNMNGGKAEWKSLNEQGNASAEQSKFYIPSDSTGVSSNYLVKALLEDDDNSIELLPSGKASLIELDSVTLTKGEEQKTVRLIGVVGLGFTPDFSWYDEDNNFFASDSGGWFGIIADGWGRDNLEKLQKIQKEAENQYLEDLSTKLTHVSEKPILVTNANYVDVEAGELIESKSILVVDGKIDKVVDADAIKASDDYTVVDAQGKTLIPGLWDMHGHLSKSDGLLNIPAGVTNVRDMGNTHDNIVAVERLAEDADIIGGDVYRAGFMDRESPYAMKMGQTVDSLEDAKNGVDWYAERGYIQIKTYSSMEPEWVKPLAEHVHSKGLRLSGHIPAFMTAEEAVDAGFDEIQHINMIFLNFLGKNIDTRKRLRFSIVGEKAHELDLDSKEVNDFVAKLAEKGIEVDPTVSTFNSLFRKGGVIDPEIKPIYDHLPINVSRGYLRPVMDITPELRDDYDKSIKAMSAMVKKLHESGVPIVPGTDAIAGFTLHRELELYADAGISNADVLKLATIGSAKVVGNEANVGSITEGKQADLVFVDGNPLEDIGELRQIALVIKKQRIYKPSEIYRAIGVKPFTASIDF, encoded by the coding sequence ATGTCATTAAAACATTTAAGCTTGTCTGTTATTGCGCTGAGCATATCTTTAGCGATTACGGGGTGTGATTCTAGTGATAAAGACTCGCAAGAAACCGAAGTCGAATCTGCTAATCAAACCGCTGCATCACAAAGCACACCGCCTCTAGTCGATTCGGAAGAGAGCGTTCAAGCAAAAGATAGTAAAGACAAAAAAGCAGTTGAGCCACCGATGGTCTTTAATATCTACAACAAAGAAGATACCGCTGGCAAGGTCACAATCGAGCAAGATGATAATGTGGTTAAGTCAAATCTCGAGTTGGGCTGGAATAACCGTAGGGTCAATATCGACGAGAAAATAGTTCTCGGCGAAGATGGTTATGTGATTAGCCAAGAGGTATCGGGTACTTCAGCGTTCGGCGCCCCAATCAAAGAGTCGTTCAATATGAATGGCGGCAAAGCTGAGTGGAAAAGCTTGAATGAGCAGGGCAATGCGAGCGCTGAACAAAGCAAATTTTATATCCCGAGTGATAGTACTGGGGTTTCATCAAACTACCTTGTTAAAGCTTTATTAGAAGATGACGATAACAGTATCGAGTTGTTACCAAGCGGTAAAGCGTCTTTAATTGAGCTAGACAGCGTCACCCTAACTAAAGGCGAAGAACAAAAAACGGTTCGCTTGATCGGTGTGGTTGGTTTAGGTTTTACCCCAGACTTTAGTTGGTATGACGAAGATAACAACTTCTTCGCTTCTGACAGTGGTGGTTGGTTTGGCATTATTGCGGACGGCTGGGGGCGCGATAACCTCGAGAAGCTACAGAAGATTCAAAAAGAAGCAGAAAATCAGTACCTAGAAGATTTATCAACAAAACTCACCCACGTTTCTGAAAAGCCCATTCTGGTGACTAATGCTAACTATGTCGATGTCGAAGCTGGAGAGTTGATCGAAAGCAAGTCTATTTTGGTTGTCGATGGCAAGATCGACAAGGTTGTCGATGCAGATGCCATCAAAGCATCAGACGACTACACGGTGGTCGATGCACAAGGCAAAACCCTGATTCCTGGACTGTGGGATATGCATGGTCACTTATCGAAATCTGATGGCTTATTGAATATTCCAGCGGGCGTGACCAACGTCCGTGATATGGGCAATACCCATGACAATATTGTTGCTGTTGAGCGATTAGCTGAAGATGCGGACATTATCGGAGGAGATGTCTATCGCGCAGGGTTTATGGATCGCGAAAGCCCTTATGCCATGAAAATGGGGCAGACGGTCGATTCGCTTGAAGACGCTAAAAATGGTGTCGATTGGTACGCTGAGCGTGGTTATATCCAGATTAAAACTTACAGCTCGATGGAGCCAGAATGGGTCAAGCCACTAGCTGAGCATGTTCACAGTAAAGGGTTACGCTTAAGCGGTCACATACCTGCGTTTATGACTGCGGAAGAAGCTGTGGATGCCGGTTTTGACGAAATCCAGCACATCAATATGATCTTCCTTAACTTCTTAGGAAAGAACATTGATACGCGTAAACGTTTACGTTTCTCTATTGTCGGCGAAAAAGCTCACGAGTTGGATTTAGACAGCAAAGAAGTGAATGACTTTGTGGCTAAGCTGGCAGAGAAGGGTATTGAAGTTGATCCAACGGTTTCGACTTTCAATAGCCTGTTCCGCAAAGGCGGCGTTATTGATCCTGAAATTAAACCGATCTATGACCACTTGCCAATTAACGTTTCCCGCGGATACCTAAGACCAGTCATGGATATTACGCCTGAGCTTCGTGACGACTACGATAAGTCGATTAAAGCGATGTCTGCAATGGTGAAGAAATTACATGAGAGCGGTGTGCCAATTGTACCGGGTACAGATGCCATAGCTGGTTTTACGTTGCATCGTGAGTTAGAGCTTTATGCTGATGCGGGAATCTCGAATGCTGATGTATTAAAGCTTGCGACGATTGGCTCTGCAAAAGTAGTGGGCAATGAAGCCAATGTTGGTTCGATTACTGAAGGTAAGCAGGCTGACTTAGTGTTTGTCGATGGTAATCCGCTGGAAGACATTGGTGAGCTTCGGCAGATCGCGTTAGTGATCAAAAAACAACGAATCTATAAACCTAGCGAGATTTACCGAGCGATTGGGGTTAAGCCTTTTACAGCCTCTATCGACTTTTAA
- a CDS encoding DUF2884 family protein, translating into MKTIFKSATVAVALSLSLGTAVAHSDNMTCDADFAYNIEIQDKGLSFSSKDQEKVLITASSELFLDGQKQLLSPEQLELLEEYNQKVRDLLPLASGVAEEASSIAIEAVGSVAAALLQDSPERAEEFVARVETISAELKQHISSSHLRPEALVDYVESSDFEAEFESLIETAVTEFMENNVGEMIAAAMSGNEEKVKAFEKRMESFGKDLEDKMERRAEQLELQAEKLCDLVQNIDKTETQLVKAFNKFDSYQLITN; encoded by the coding sequence ATGAAAACCATCTTCAAATCAGCTACCGTAGCTGTTGCATTGAGTCTTTCGTTAGGTACCGCTGTTGCGCATTCGGATAATATGACCTGCGACGCAGACTTTGCCTATAACATCGAGATACAAGACAAAGGCTTAAGCTTTTCTAGCAAAGATCAAGAAAAAGTATTGATCACCGCTTCATCAGAACTTTTTCTGGATGGGCAGAAGCAACTGTTGTCACCGGAGCAGTTAGAGTTGCTAGAAGAGTACAACCAGAAAGTTCGTGACCTTTTGCCGCTAGCTTCTGGTGTAGCTGAGGAGGCAAGCTCGATTGCGATAGAAGCAGTGGGTAGCGTTGCCGCCGCATTGTTGCAGGACTCTCCTGAGAGAGCTGAAGAGTTCGTGGCACGTGTTGAAACGATTTCAGCAGAGTTGAAACAACATATCAGCAGTTCGCACCTGCGTCCTGAGGCCCTTGTCGATTATGTCGAGAGCTCCGACTTTGAAGCGGAATTTGAGTCACTAATAGAAACTGCTGTGACTGAGTTTATGGAAAACAATGTTGGCGAGATGATAGCTGCGGCCATGAGTGGTAACGAAGAGAAGGTTAAAGCCTTTGAAAAACGTATGGAAAGCTTCGGCAAAGATCTGGAAGACAAAATGGAGCGTCGCGCTGAACAGCTAGAGCTTCAAGCCGAAAAACTGTGCGATTTGGTTCAAAATATCGACAAAACTGAAACGCAATTGGTGAAAGCATTCAACAAGTTTGATTCGTATCAATTAATTACGAATTAA
- a CDS encoding DUF4404 family protein, protein MSQSEVESSKLTHLADELLTELDGRENLEKEEVLALAKLELIIESKLFQQDAEGNPEEYLIERFQERLYNFEREYPSLSSFIRRISNSLSNIGI, encoded by the coding sequence ATGAGTCAATCAGAAGTAGAGAGTTCTAAACTAACTCACTTGGCTGATGAGCTTCTTACCGAGCTGGACGGCCGAGAAAACCTAGAAAAAGAGGAAGTTTTAGCGTTAGCAAAGCTAGAGCTGATCATCGAGTCGAAGTTGTTTCAACAAGATGCTGAAGGGAATCCAGAAGAGTACTTGATAGAGCGCTTTCAAGAGCGTTTATACAACTTTGAGCGCGAATATCCTTCCTTAAGTAGCTTTATTCGTCGCATTTCAAACAGTTTAAGTAATATCGGTATCTAA